A single window of Pseudobdellovibrionaceae bacterium DNA harbors:
- a CDS encoding COX15/CtaA family protein, with product MMSLPKPSLPPPAPRFLWTARGLVFYVLLVILWGAWVRISHSGDGCGDSWPLCNGVVIPEAAPPKTWVEFTHRLMSGAFGLYVLALVIAARKLFAKEHPVRFWAMASLFFTITEALLGAKLVLFGLVGQDDSVFRAIAMSLHFANSVLLVVSVTLLALFAERKEWIRRGTDDAILSARMQKRLPIVAGVVFLILGMSGAIAALSTTLFPSLSLLEGFRADFDAASHFLLRLRTVHPTMGVFAGVGLVLLFYLASELAPANETTYRRRSWYVIGIMAVTVVLGSVTLLWLSPIPLKLVHLCLAHLLGIALTAWWQSLRYRV from the coding sequence ATGATGTCACTGCCGAAACCGAGCCTTCCCCCGCCCGCTCCCCGCTTCCTTTGGACCGCGCGCGGACTCGTTTTTTACGTTCTTCTCGTCATCTTGTGGGGCGCCTGGGTGCGCATCTCCCATAGTGGCGACGGCTGCGGCGATTCGTGGCCTTTATGCAACGGCGTCGTCATCCCCGAAGCCGCACCGCCGAAAACCTGGGTGGAGTTCACCCACCGCCTGATGTCGGGCGCTTTCGGCCTTTACGTTCTGGCCCTTGTGATCGCCGCCCGTAAACTCTTCGCGAAAGAGCATCCCGTCCGCTTCTGGGCGATGGCTTCGCTCTTTTTCACGATCACCGAGGCGCTTCTGGGCGCGAAGCTCGTGCTCTTCGGACTGGTCGGACAAGACGACTCGGTCTTCCGCGCCATCGCCATGAGTTTGCATTTCGCGAACTCGGTCCTCCTCGTCGTTTCGGTCACGCTGCTCGCGCTCTTTGCCGAACGCAAAGAGTGGATCCGTCGCGGCACCGACGACGCCATCTTGTCTGCGCGAATGCAGAAGCGTCTGCCCATCGTGGCGGGAGTCGTCTTCCTGATCTTGGGGATGTCGGGCGCGATCGCGGCGCTGTCCACGACACTTTTTCCGAGTCTGTCGTTGCTCGAAGGCTTCCGCGCGGACTTCGACGCGGCTTCGCACTTTCTTTTGCGTCTACGTACGGTGCATCCCACGATGGGGGTCTTCGCGGGCGTCGGCCTCGTGCTGCTTTTCTATCTCGCAAGCGAGCTCGCGCCGGCGAACGAAACAACCTACCGTCGCCGCTCGTGGTACGTGATCGGCATCATGGCGGTCACGGTCGTCCTGGGTTCGGTCACGCTGTTGTGGCTCTCGCCCATTCCGTTGAAGCTCGTTCATCTGTGCTTGGCGCATCTGTTGGGAATCGCGCTGACCGCGTGGTGGCAGTCGCTGCGCTACCGGGTTTAG
- a CDS encoding LON peptidase substrate-binding domain-containing protein: MKLFVFPLNECVLHPGTSKPLNIFEPRYLKMVEDALAEQVPIALTFSDGAVPGVVAGFGVPELLEKRADGTLLIRLPGEGKARLKSVQVNVEPYLIAEGEEISENYEINAEQALAYMGLQRRLMKWMGEHIVDVATREHFVAALSGPQAVLGAATAFLITDGDLQQLILEADDVNEKVGLLNGMLNYPTAT; the protein is encoded by the coding sequence GTGAAGCTTTTCGTCTTTCCTTTGAATGAGTGCGTGCTGCATCCGGGAACTTCGAAACCCCTCAACATCTTCGAGCCCCGCTATCTGAAAATGGTCGAAGACGCGCTCGCCGAGCAGGTCCCGATCGCGCTCACGTTCAGTGACGGCGCGGTGCCGGGAGTCGTCGCGGGCTTCGGCGTGCCCGAACTTCTGGAGAAGCGGGCGGACGGGACGCTCCTGATTCGCCTTCCGGGGGAGGGTAAGGCGCGTCTTAAGTCCGTGCAAGTGAACGTCGAGCCTTATCTCATCGCCGAAGGGGAAGAGATCTCCGAAAACTACGAGATCAACGCGGAGCAGGCGTTGGCCTACATGGGCTTACAGCGTCGCTTGATGAAGTGGATGGGGGAGCATATCGTGGACGTGGCGACGCGCGAGCATTTTGTCGCGGCCCTTTCGGGTCCGCAGGCCGTGCTCGGCGCCGCGACCGCGTTTTTGATCACCGACGGCGATCTGCAGCAGCTCATCCTCGAGGCCGACGACGTGAACGAGAAGGTCGGCCTCTTGAATGGGATGTTGAATTATCCGACGGCGACTTAA